The Sciurus carolinensis chromosome 18, mSciCar1.2, whole genome shotgun sequence genome contains a region encoding:
- the Fbxl18 gene encoding LOW QUALITY PROTEIN: F-box/LRR-repeat protein 18 (The sequence of the model RefSeq protein was modified relative to this genomic sequence to represent the inferred CDS: inserted 2 bases in 1 codon; deleted 1 base in 1 codon), protein MASPGEDVSNDDDXHPPAAADVAGGAHLLGFSDEILLHILSHVPSTDLVLNVRRTCRKLAALCLDKSLVHTVLLQKDYQASEDKVKQLVKEIGREIQQLNMAGCYWLSGSTIEHVARCRGLVKVNLSGCHLTSLRLSKVLSALQHLRSLAIDVSPGFDASQLSSECKATLTRVRELKQTLFTPSYGVVPCCASLQKLLLYFEILDRTREGAVLSGQLMVGQSNVPHYQNLRVFYARLAPGYINQEVVRLYLAVLSDRTPENLHAFLISVPGSFAESGATKNLLDSMARNVALDALQLPKSWLNGSSLLQHMKFNNPFYFSFSRCTLSGGHLIQRVINGGKDLRSLASLNLSGCVHCLSPDSLLRKAEDAIDSSILETLVAACCNLRHLNLSAAHHHSAEGPGGHLCQLLARLRHLRSLSLPVCSVADAAAWADRVPVQPVMRAVPRGFGKKVRIGVQTCPSPFLGQTAPQPSSVFWSLLKNLPFLEHLELIGSNFSSAMPRNEPAIRNSLPPCSRAQNVGDSEVAAIGQLAFLRHLTLAQLPGILTGSGLVSIGLQCQQLQSLSLANLGMMGKVVYMPALSDMLKHCRRLKDLRLEQPYFSANAQFFQALSQCTSLQRLCLVSRSGSLQPDAVLAFMARCPHVVVCHMFTGESLATCKNLQQSLLRSFQAERPALNVVIFPLLHEGLTDVIRDVPMVHLDEITLFKSRVAEEPPNLWW, encoded by the exons ATGGCCAGCCCCGGAGAG GATGTGTCCAATGATGATGA GCACCCCCCAGCAGCAGCCGATGTGGCAGGTGGTGCCCACCTGCTGGGGTTTTCTGATGAGATCCTGCTGCACAtcctgagccacgtccccagcacAGACCTGGTTCTGAATGTCCGTCGTACCTGCCGGAAGCTCGCAGCCCTATGTCTTGATAAGAGCCTTGTCCACACCGTGTTGCTGCAGAAGGACTATCAG GCCAGTGAGGACAAGGTGAAGCAGCTGGTGAAGGAGATTGGCCGGGAGATCCAGCAGCTGAACATGGCCGGCTGCTACTGGCTCTCAGGTTCCACCATCGAGCACGTGGCCCGCTGCCGTGGCCTGGTGAAAGTGAACCTCTCGGGCTGCCACCTGACCTCCCTGCGCCTCTCCAAGGTGCTCTCGGCCCTGCAGCACCTGCGCTCGCTGGCCATTGACGTGAGCCCGGGCTTCGATGCCAGCCAGCTGAGCAGCGAGTGCAAGGCCACGCTGACGCGCGTGCGGGAACTCAAGCAGACGCTGTTCACGCCCTCCTATGGCGTGGTCCCCTGCTGCGCCAGTCTCCAGAAGCTGCTTCTCTACTTTGAGATCCTGGACCGCACACGCGAGGGCGCCGTCCTCTCAGGCCAGCTCATGGTGGGCCAGAGCAACGTGCCCCACTACCAAAACCTGCGCGTCTTCTATGCGCGCCTGGCTCCGGGCTACATCAACCAGGAGGTGGTGCGGCTGTATCTGGCAGTGCTCAGCGACCGCACC CCCGAGAACCTGCATGCCTTTCTCATCTCTGTCCCAGGCAGCTTCGCCGAGAGTGGGGCCACCAAGAACCTCCTGGACTCCATGGCCCGCAACGTGGCCCTGGATGCCCTGCAGCTGCCCAAGTCCTGGCTGAatggctcctccctcctccagcacaTGAAGTTCAACAATCCCTTTTACTTTAGCTTCAGCCGCTGCACACTGTCTGGTGGCCACTTGATCCAGCGGGTCATCAATGGTGGGAAGGACCTCCGCAGCCTGGCCAGCTTGAACCTCAGTGGCTGCGTGCACTGCCTGTCTCCTGATTCTCTGCTGCGCAAGGCAGAGGATGCTATCGACAGCAGTATCCTGGAGACGCTGGTGGCCGCCTGCTGCAACCTGAGGCACCTGAACCTCTCGGCCGCCCACCACCACAGCGCCGAGGGCCCAGGTGGGCACCTCTGTCAGCTCCTGGCCCGGCTGCGCCACCTGCGCTCCCTGTCCCTGCCTGTCTGCTCTGTTGCTGACGCGGCTGCCTGGGCTGACCGTGTGCCTGTCCAGCCTGTGATGCGTGCTGTGCCCCGTGGCTTTGGCAAGAAGGTGCGCATAGGCGTGCAGAcctgccccagccccttcttGGGCCAGACGGCCCCCCAGCCTTCCTCCGTGTTCTGGTCTCTGCTGAAGAACCTGCCCTTCCTGGAGCACCTCGAGCTGATCGGGTCCAACTTTTCCTCGGCCATGCCACGCAATGAGCCTGCCATCCGCAACTCCCTCCCGCCCTGTAGCCGGGCGCAGAACGTCGGGGACTCAGAAGTGGCTGCCATCGGCCAATTGGCCTTCTTGCGGCATCTGACACTGGCCCAGCTGCCTGGCATCCTGACAGGCTCTGGGCTGGTCAGCATCGGCCTGCAGTGCCAGCAGCTCCAGTCCCTCTCACTGGCCAACCTGGGCATGATGGGGAAGGTGGTCTACATGCCCGCCTTGTCGGACATGCTGAAGCACTGCAGGCGGCTGAAGGACCTCAG GCTGGAGCAGCCCTACTTCAGCGCCAACGCGCAGTTCTTCCAGGCCCTGAGCCAGTGCACCTCGCTGCAGCGTCTGTGCCTGGTGTCCCGCAGCGGCTCCCTCCAGCCCGATGCCGTGCTGGCCTTCATGGCTCGCTGCCCACACGTCGTCGTGTGCCACATGTTCACGGGCGAGTCCCTCGCCACCTGCAAGAACCTGCAGCAGTCGCTCCTCCGCAG